The following are from one region of the Capsicum annuum cultivar UCD-10X-F1 chromosome 1, UCD10Xv1.1, whole genome shotgun sequence genome:
- the LOC107872308 gene encoding uncharacterized protein LOC107872308 isoform X1, with protein sequence MSEIGKKARASLKGGSLHTSGAPSQGNVTRKLEKELGRPITQAEAFKATHTRKKKTHGDPDVWVEPRAQLTYNRYLQFIKDFRQTLPEDRQDLPLSQEQNKRI encoded by the exons ATGAGTGAGATTGGCAAGAAAGCTAGAGCATCTCTTAAGGGTGGCTCTTTACACACGAGTGGAGCTCCGAGTCAGGGAAATGTAACGAGAAAACTG GAAAAGGAACTTGGGAGGCCAATAACTCAAGCTGAGGCATTCAAGGCTACACACACAAGGAAGAAGAAAACCCATGGAGATCCTGATGTTTGGGTTGAGCCACGAGCTCAGCTGACCTAT AATCGATATCTGCAATTCATAAAGGATTTTCGCCAAACGCTGCCAGAAGATAGGCAAGACCTACCACTTAGCCAAGAACAGAATAAGAGAATATGA
- the LOC107872308 gene encoding uncharacterized protein LOC107872308 isoform X2 — MRWLRILPEIGALWLRILCPKLEKELGRPITQAEAFKATHTRKKKTHGDPDVWVEPRAQLTYNRYLQFIKDFRQTLPEDRQDLPLSQEQNKRI; from the exons ATGAGATGGTTGAGAATACTTCCCGAAATTGGTGCATTATGGTTGAGAATACTGTGCCCGAAATTG GAAAAGGAACTTGGGAGGCCAATAACTCAAGCTGAGGCATTCAAGGCTACACACACAAGGAAGAAGAAAACCCATGGAGATCCTGATGTTTGGGTTGAGCCACGAGCTCAGCTGACCTAT AATCGATATCTGCAATTCATAAAGGATTTTCGCCAAACGCTGCCAGAAGATAGGCAAGACCTACCACTTAGCCAAGAACAGAATAAGAGAATATGA